A genome region from Chlorobaculum tepidum TLS includes the following:
- a CDS encoding SDR family NAD(P)-dependent oxidoreductase, whose translation MAKTVLVTGASGFIGSHLVGRCLADGCRVKALVRKGNACIDSLRASGVEVIEGDVRDATAVDAAVRESDLVLHAAALTSDWGKMQEFIDINVGGTRNVCEASLRHGVGRLVHVSSFECFDHHLLGRIDEQTPYKARKQSYPDTKIGGTNEVWAAIKRGLSASILYPVWVYGPGDRTLFPLLADSILRRQLFFWARNAPMSMIYIDNLVDLTMLAASRPEAVGEAFMACDGEAITFEEVCRRVAVAIGSPVPSLHLPFGMVRSVAGVMEFVWRIAGSKKRPLLTRQAVDVLASRALADVSKARTMLGWQSHVPQEEGIRRTLEWLVTVDPARWKVK comes from the coding sequence ATGGCCAAAACCGTTCTTGTTACCGGCGCGTCCGGGTTTATCGGGTCGCATCTGGTGGGGCGGTGCTTGGCGGATGGCTGTCGCGTGAAGGCGCTGGTGCGGAAGGGGAATGCATGCATCGATTCGCTGCGGGCTTCCGGTGTGGAGGTCATCGAGGGGGATGTGCGTGATGCCACCGCGGTCGATGCCGCCGTGCGTGAGAGTGACCTCGTGCTGCATGCTGCTGCGCTGACCTCCGACTGGGGGAAGATGCAGGAGTTCATCGACATCAACGTTGGCGGTACGCGCAACGTGTGCGAAGCGTCGCTTCGGCATGGTGTCGGACGGCTGGTGCATGTCAGTTCGTTCGAGTGTTTTGATCACCACTTGCTTGGCCGCATCGACGAGCAGACCCCCTACAAGGCGCGGAAGCAGTCCTATCCCGATACGAAAATCGGCGGCACAAACGAGGTGTGGGCGGCCATAAAGCGGGGGCTTTCAGCAAGCATTCTCTACCCGGTGTGGGTCTATGGCCCCGGTGACCGGACGCTGTTTCCGCTGCTGGCCGACAGCATCCTCCGGCGGCAACTCTTTTTCTGGGCGCGCAACGCGCCGATGAGCATGATTTATATCGACAACCTCGTCGATCTGACGATGCTGGCCGCCTCCCGTCCGGAAGCGGTGGGCGAGGCGTTCATGGCCTGCGACGGCGAGGCGATCACTTTCGAGGAGGTGTGCCGGCGCGTTGCCGTGGCGATTGGCTCGCCGGTGCCATCGCTTCACCTGCCGTTTGGCATGGTTCGGTCCGTTGCCGGGGTGATGGAGTTTGTCTGGCGGATCGCCGGAAGTAAGAAGCGTCCGCTCCTCACCCGGCAGGCGGTTGATGTGCTCGCCTCGCGGGCGCTGGCCGACGTGTCGAAAGCCCGCACGATGCTTGGCTGGCAAAGCCACGTGCCGCAGGAGGAGGGAATCCGTCGCACGCTGGAGTGGCTGGTGACGGTCGATCCGGCGCGGTGGAAGGTGAAATAA